The following coding sequences lie in one Monomorium pharaonis isolate MP-MQ-018 chromosome 1, ASM1337386v2, whole genome shotgun sequence genomic window:
- the LOC105836171 gene encoding glutamate receptor 1 gives MLFRFIPIKTNIRDFGERLENGSRSGLSGILQRDEAQAMMRSAFYRDRLDLVDYTAPFWKSTFHLYVRPEWLFSNTWIFTLFSWQSWYYTVFLIIILSCFGYFLQKIPTDKPKHKRKGSANFNLGDHFFYTFTIMSARGDPPEAFYNKFKILSISKSIFAWLILSAFSSNLIYRMTNRELILPFHDIDSLINNTKYVLLMFRGTLLYKTIKQTHKAWIRNDSSSRIEFMEFSEDMHNKICNNMQKYVLYEIEDKYMVMKRNGCPLRAMNNYYETWIAVMLQKNFHYRKTFNYALLKFREVGLLDGVRDRWFNTKVENPNRKLFKMIDFNQVYLIFLLLYFGILISFMILILEKITYYYKVKNTRQHGRK, from the exons ATGTTATTTAGATTCATCCccataaaaactaatattcgAGATTTCGGTGAGAGGCTGGAAAATGGTAGTCGAAGTGGTTTATCTGGCATACTCCAGCGAGATGAAGCGCAGGCAATGATGAGAAGTGCATTTTATCGAGATCGTTTAGACCTCGTAGATTATACTGCGCCTTTTTGGAAAAGCAC GTTTCACCTTTATGTTCGACCGGAATGGTTGTTCAGTAATACGTGGATATTCACGTTATTTTCATGGCAATCATGGTATTATACAGTGTTTCTGATTATCATTTTAAGTTGTTTTGGctattttctgcaaaaaatacCGACGGACAAGCCCAAACACAAAAGAAAAGGCTCTGCAAATTTTAATCTAGgcgatcattttttttatacattcacTATAATGAGCGCGCGAG GTGACCCACCTGAAGCTTTTTACAACAAGTTTAAAATCTTGTCAATCTCAAAGAGTATATTCGCATGGTTAATATTATCAGCCTTTAGTTCTAATCTTATATATCGTATGACCAATAGAGAATTGATCCTGCCGTTTCATGATATAGATTCTCTTATTAACAATACAAAGTATGTCTTATTGATGTTTCGTGGCACATTACTTTACAAAACTATTAAA CAAACTCATAAAGCCTGGATCAGGAACGATTCATCTTCGCGTATAGAATTTATGGAGTTCTCGGAGgatatgcataataaaatttgcaacaatatgcaaaaatatgtGTTGTATGAGATCGAAGACAAATATATGGTAATGAAAAGAAATGGTTGTCCTCTCCGAGCCATGAATAATTACTATGAGACCTGGATAGCAGTCATGCTTCAGAAGAACTTTCATTATAGAAAGACCTTCAATTACGC ACTCCTCAAATTCAGAGAAGTCGGACTGTTGGATGGTGTTAGGGATCGTTGGTTTAATACCAAAGTCGAGAATCCAAATCGTAAATTGTTCAAGATGATTGATTTTAATCAAGTCTATTTGATTTTTCTATTACTGTATTTtggaatattaatatcatttatgaTACTCATTTTAGAAAAGATTACATACTATTACAAAGTAAAGAATACTCGGCAACATGGACGCAAATAA
- the LOC105836157 gene encoding uncharacterized protein LOC105836157 has translation MNGVIWNKMKKVFVPISSVPMFAVMQQEYRRQSRALETHNFQLQNLTLTAFEEPYFLEFYDNDMKVTGLCGELWTFLSEKLNFTLQPVRSNETSLGASARNQTIFPHGLLNVISRNETIAIPKVGMHSVRLIATDFTMPLWMNSQRLYIQNEVVHDKTWMANVFSWKIWCLILVMHLLLSVCSFWSQMVFARINNTRHSAISDHIFYNFGMICNQSYIPNVLNGRSRIIETSLGLFCSILYMSFGALLFICIARRIHIMPPFNNLNSLISDTTYDVVVLKGSTGDIALKVIPDQVFAQVRSAKRFVVASTIEEVFKLACMSGKKKYTIFYGEDEYKTIDQTKCYLTPVGESYLKMWIASGIVKNFKYKKTINLGILRLKEVGLWNALISRWLIERHQHTNDVTTTEAIGMDQVSLIIFMMCCGMLIAFIIFISEKIVHAYKCKL, from the exons ATGAACGGAGTGATTTGGAACAAGATGAAGAAGGTTTTCGTACCAATTTCTAGCGTGCCAATGTTTGCCGTGATGCAACAAGAATATCGTAGACAAAGTCGAGCACTGGAAACTCACAATTTCCAACTGCAAAACTTGACTCTAACAGCTTTCGAG gAACCGTATTTCCTagaattttatgataatgaTATGAAAGTTACAGGACTCTGCGGTGAATTATGGACTTTTCtttcagaaaaattgaattttac aTTACAACCTGTAAGATCAAATGAAACAAGTCTCGGTGCATCAGCTAGGAACCAAACTATTTTTCCACATGGATTATTAAACGTAATTTCACGCAATGAAACTATCGCAATACCCAAAGTCGGAATGCACAGTGTTCGACTTATAGCTACTGATTTTACAATGCCTTTATGGATGAACag ccAACGATTGTATATTCAAAATGAGGTAGTACACGACAAAACATGGATGGCAAATGTGTTTTCCTGGAAAATATGGTGTTTAATATTGGTTATGCATTTATTATTGAGCGTATGCAGTTTTTGGTCACAAATGGTTTTTGCGCGGATAAATAATACCAGACACTCGGCCATCAGcgatcatattttttataactttggaATGATCTGCAATCAAA GCTACATTCCTAATGTTCTCAATGGAAGATCAAGAATAATAGAAACATCACTGGGCCTCTTTTGTTCTATATTGTACATGTCATTTGGagctttgttatttatttgtatagcAAGAAGAATTCATATTATGCCGCCATTCAATAATCTAAACTCTTTAATAAGTGATACTACATATGATGTTGTCGTCTTAAAAGGTTCTACCGGAGATATTgcattaaaa gtAATTCCTGACCAAGTTTTTGCACAAGTAAGAAGTGCAAAACGCTTTGTTGTTGCATCAACAATTGAAGAAGTGTTTAAATTAGCATGTATGAgcggtaaaaaaaagtataccATATTCTACGGCGAAGatgaatataaaacaatagatcaaactaaatgttatttaactcCAGTTGGAGAATCCTACTTGAAGATGTGGATAGCTTCCGGCAttgtaaaaaactttaaatacaaaaagacTATCAATCTCGG GATACTCAGATTAAAAGAAGTTGGATTGTGGAATGCATTAATAAGTCGTTGGTTGATAGAAAGACACCAACACACCAACGATGTCACGACTACGGAAGCAATTGGGATGGATCaagtttctttaataattttcatgatgTGCTGTGGAATGTTAatagcttttattattttcataagtgaaaaaattgtacatgcTTATAAATGCAagctgtaa
- the LOC105836163 gene encoding uncharacterized protein LOC105836163, with translation MNSVIWNKMKKAFVPISSVPMFAMMQQENLRQSRALETHNFQLQNLTLTSFEEPYFLEFYDNDTKVTGLCGELWILLSEKLNFTLQPVRSNEIGLGVRNETIYPNGLLGLISRNETIAIPKVEMFNTRRTATEFTVPLWLTKQRLYIHSDTTAYDNTWMAKVFSWKIWCFILVMYLLLSVCSFWSQIILERIENNSKRSTISDHIFYNFGMLCNQGSIPNILNGRSKIVEIVLGLFCSILYMAFGALLFVFIAKKVSNIPPFDNLDTLLTDTSYKVIVLNGSIGDIAFKGITREPYVGLKNEKRVIISSTIEEMFKLVCKKGKKKYTVFQSTDEYKTRKVECRLTSIGDPYHKTWAASGIVRNFKYKRTIDLGILRLKEVGLWKALKHRWLTNIHQHSSSKIIEAIRIDQVSLIILMMCCGIIIAVIIFIIEKIVYAYKQKLS, from the exons ATGAACAGCGTAATTTGGAATAAGATGAAGAAGGCTTTCGTACCAATCTCTAGCGTGCCGATGTTTGCCATGATGCAACAAGAAAATCTTAGACAAAGTCGAGCACTGGAAACTCACAATTTCCAATTGCAAAATTTGACTCTAACATCTTTTGAG gAACCATATTTCCTCgaattttatgataatgaTACGAAAGTTACAGGACTCTGCGGTGAATTATGGATTCTACtttctgaaaaattgaattttac attacaaCCAGTAAGGTCAAATGAAATAGGCCTCGGTGTAAGAAACGAGACCATTTATCCAAATGGATTACTGGGCTTAATTTCACGCAATGAAACTATCGCAATTCCCAAAGTCGAAATGTTCAATACTCGACGTACAGCTACTGAGTTTACCGTACCTTTGTGGTTAACCAA gCAGCGTTTGTATATTCACAGTGACACAACAGCATATGACAACACATGGATGGCAAAAGTGTTCTCCTGGAAAATATGGTGTTTTATATtagttatgtatttattactaaGCGTATGTAGTTTTTGGTCACAAATTATTCTTGAAcgtattgaaaataatagcAAACGCTCGACTATCAGcgatcatattttttataactttggaATGCTCTGTAATCAAG gCTCTATTcccaatattttaaatggaaGATCAAAGATAGTAGAAATAGTGCTGGGCTTATTTTGTTCTATATTGTACATGGCATTTGGAGCTTTGTTATTCGTTTTTATAGCTAAAAAAGTTAGCAATATACCGCCATTCGATAATTTGGACACTCTGCTGACTGACACTTCATATAAggttattgttttaaatggTTCTATTGGAGACATCGCTTTTAag GGAATTACTAGGGAGCCTTACGTAggattgaaaaatgaaaaacgcGTTATTATTTCATCAACAATcgaagaaatgtttaaactaGTATGTAAAAAAGGCAAAAAGAAGTATACCGTATTCCAAAGTACAGATGAGTATAAAACAAGAAAAGTTGAATGTCGTTTAACTTCAATTGGAGATCCTTACCATAAGACATGGGCAGCTTCGGGCATtgtgagaaattttaaatacaaaaggaCCATTGACCTTGG GATACTCAGATTAAAGGAAGTTGGATTATGGAAAGCGTTAAAACATCGATGGTTGACAAATATTCATCAACACAGTAGTTCCAAGATAATTGAAGCGATTAGAATAGATCaagtttctttaataattttaatgatgtGCTGTGGAATAATAATagctgttattatttttataatcgaaAAAATTGTGTATGCTTATAAACAAAAGCTGTcatga